The Salvelinus fontinalis isolate EN_2023a chromosome 9, ASM2944872v1, whole genome shotgun sequence sequence AGATGGatatctgtggtgtgtttcccCACGTTGTTCAGTGATTTACATGGCTGTTTACAAGGCTGATCTGTGTCCCTTGTGGCTGTCCTGTTTACTCTGTGCTGCTGGGAGGCAGCTGACCACTAACGTCACAAATACATCATCTGGAACCGCATCAAAAATGTCGGGTCGTGACAACCTCTTATTCTTGTTCATAACTAGAATTGTGCTTGAAGTACTAAGGGCATTTTCAACCTTGTTTGTATTTCACAATACTCTTGCACATTCACTGGTTAGCTTGTGGATGATAATGTTTAACGGTTTAAACTAATGACAATGCAGATTAAGTTTAAGTTAAACATCAAACGTTGTGTTTTTGATAGAGGAAGAAGTAAAAGTGAACAATATAAGCATTGTCAAATGATTTTATTCAAACATTTTGTAAAATTACAAAAATACAAGTTTAACAGAAACCCACTGGGTTCAGATTGACTGATGTATGGAATAGCAACATGCCATTCTGatacaatgtaaaacatacagtAGTATGGTAATATGTCTTTGTATTCATCCTGCAAAAGTATACATTTCAATAGATAAAATGGTAAATAGCAACATGATAactaacatacatacatacgtctGTACCTGATAAACATTCACAACACTGCATGATCCAAGGTTTTCCCTAGGCACTCACAATTCTCACAAAACTCAACATCAGTTACATTTCAGATAAGGCAATATATTCTGAGAAGGAACAACTCCAAGGTCAAAATATCCACGAACTATCAAAGCATAATACAGTTTCTGTTCAGACATTTTCAACTTTTTAGTTACAATGTATCAAAAAGAATGCCAATGTTATATTATACACCCTGAACATGTATTGTTAGTTAATGTATCAAAAAGAATGCCAATGTTATATTATACACCCTGAACATGTATTGTTAGTTAATGTATCAAAAAGAATGCCCATGTTATATTATACACCCTGAACATGTATTGTTAGTTAATGTATCAAAAAGAATGCCCATGTTATATTATACACCCTGAACATGTATTGTTAGTTAATGTATCAAAAAGAATGCCAATGTTATATTATACACCCTGAACATGTATTGTTAGTTAATGTATCAAAAAGAATGCCAATGTTATATTATACACCCTGAACATGTATTGTTAGTTAATGTATCAAAAAGAATGCCCATGTTATATTATACACCCTGAACATGTATTGTTAGTTAATGTATCAAAAAGAATGCCAATGTTATATTATACACCCTGAACATGTATTGTTAGTTAATGTATCAAAAAGAATGCACATGTTATATTATACACCCTGAACATGTATTGTTAGTTAATGTATCAAAAAGAATGCCCATGTTATATTATACACCCTGAACATGTATTGTTAGTTAATGTATCAAAAACAATGCCCATGTTATATTATACACCCTGAACATGTATTGTTAGTTAATGTATCAAAAAGAATGCCCATGTTATATTATGTACCCTGAACATGTATTGTTAGTTAATGTATCAAAAAGAATgcccatgttatattatataccCTGAACATGTATTGTTAGTTAATGTATCAAAAAGAATGCACATGTTATATTATACACCCTGAACATGTATTGTTAGTTAATGTATCAAAAAGAATGCCCATGTTATATTATACACCCTGAACATGTATTGTTAGTTAATGTCTCAAAAAGAATGCCCATGTTATATTATACACCCTGAACATGTATTGTTAGTTAATGTATCAAAAACAATGCCCATGTTATATTATACACCCTGAACATGAAAGGATTCACTACATACAGGAATAAATCTATTGTAGATTTCAACAACAAAACCTGTTTCAGTAGATCTCTAAGTGCTTTACATTATATACAGCAGATAACACACCTTATCTTGTTTTATGTTGCACCCACCTGCTACAACAATGTGCTGTGCAGTAATTCCCTTTCTAATAACAGTCATGTAAAGAGTAGGCTCCATTTCTCAACACAGCCTAGTATATAATCATTCAAAAAATACTGTTAATCTGCTTTTGAATCCAAAGTTTAATTAGTTCAAGACTTGATCACTCTATATTACACTCTTTCCACCACAATATAAATATTGTGCAACATTGCAATTTGAAGGCATCACTTTGGTTCTTTAACAGATGATGTAGAGGCTTAACATTTAGCCTAGCTATGGACTGGGTGGGAATCAACCTGTTATGAATGAAGACCGTTGTTAGAAAGCAGAAAAGTAACATTTAGCCTAAAGCACTACTCAGAATAAGTCAAATGTTTAGTTAACAATGTGAGACACCAAATGTGAGAACTCACTTCAGAGTACAGCGGTGGAGGCTGGAACCTGAACTCCTGGATGTAAGCAAAGGCTGGTCCACCAAGCTGTCTCTCCAACTCCTCGGACTGAGTGTAAGAGGGGCTGTGCAGTTCAAACTCTTCCTCAGACACCACATCCGCATAGTTAGGGGGAGCTGGGGATTAACCAGAAGGTAAACAACGTCAGAATCAACTTTGTATCTACTCAAAATTGTGTTGGTGAAAGCTTCAACACAAATACATGATGTTAGACCATGACAATGAATGGGAGTTCATATAtgttcatatgtgtgtgtgtttgtgtgagagccATTTTGTAAGGCCTCTCCTTACCTTCAGGCACTTCAGGAAGCGCCAGTGCGAGCCAGCTCATGTCCATGCTGAAGTGACTGCTCAAGCTGGAGCTTCTGCTGTCAAGGCCATTGTATGGTATACTGCCAATCACAATGGGAAGCTCCACCTTGAGTTTCTTAGCACCTGGTATCTGTGCCATGACCTCCACATAGGAAAGGAAATAAGCAGGCATACATTATACCATCTGAATGCTGTCTTAGTTGAACACACCTTATTTACCTATTAGCATACACACATCAAGGGAAAAACCATGCAGATGATATAACACAACGGCATTATTTACCACACTTTAACAATTGAATAGATTAGAGTAACAAAGTATCCATAGAAAAGGGCACTCACCGCCAGGGAGTATTCCACTCTGATGACTGAGGAGTTGAGAATTGAGGCAGAGACAAGTGGAATCTTCAGTGTTTTTCCATTCCAGGTGTCTGTGCAGCCTGATGGAATGTGGTTACCCCTCACACTCGCAACCAACTTTGTATGACTTTTTGTTGTGCCATTTGCCATGAAGGTCTGGATTTGGTAGATAGCTGCTTTAGGTACGATGAGTCGAGAAGAACAGTTCTCAATCACAGCATAGATGGGGATTGACTCTCCTAGAACGAATAAATGAATCTTGAGGGAAGAAATGAATCTTGAGGACATTGCACTATAATTTAACTGTTGTTATTAGAGACATAACACATCTTCATTCATTATAACATGAATGATGAAAAACAAACTTTAGAAACATTTTTTACCATTACAGTAGCCCCTTCTGTTGATATTGACATTCAGAGAGATGGGGCCTGAGGTAAAAATCCAACAGCCAATCATCTTGTTGTTGTTTATAGACACAGAGGACTGCAAAATAATAACAAATGATTCAAGGGAGATTTCCAAGAATGCTACTTTCACTTAACATTTTGCTAAATGTTTTGTGGTTACTGTCTGATACACCAACAACATTTAAAAGCAGTTCCCACAGTCACAGACTTGAAAATCTAAAAGTGTCATCTATGTTTTAATAGACAACAAGATGGTTGAGAGCAAATGTGTTTTATGTATGAAAACCAAACTGCCCATCCTTTAAATCCAACTCACAAAATGGTTAAAAACATACAGTAGGACAAAACATACAAAACACAAAAACTGACGTGGCATTGCAATCTATTTTGAAGATTTATCACTCACCAGTAACCATGGAGAATTGACATCAACATGGCTGATAACAGAGAATTCTCTGTTGACAGTTAGATCTTGATTCAAGGGCCTCTGTAATACAGCTGTCACCTCATAGCAAACACTCCCATACTTCCCCTTGAAAGAGGTAACAAGGGGCCTGGAAGATATTATGGAACGTCACTCATTATTCGTTTGACAAAAAAGCCAAATTAATTCAGGCATGCTGAAAAGTATAC is a genomic window containing:
- the LOC129862475 gene encoding arrestin domain-containing protein 4-like isoform X2 — its product is MADKVKVFCIMFNNEDKREYSAGEVLSGHVVVEVSTGVSVQIIAVKISTRGCAQVCWGEGTRQASSPRSAAIANTSSQCERVEYFCISQTLKETPDGEEFISLDEGHYEFPFHVELTQTPLVTSFKGKYGSVCYEVTAVLQRPLNQDLTVNREFSVISHVDVNSPWLLSSVSINNNKMIGCWIFTSGPISLNVNINRRGYCNGESIPIYAVIENCSSRLIVPKAAIYQIQTFMANGTTKSHTKLVASVRGNHIPSGCTDTWNGKTLKIPLVSASILNSSVIRVEYSLAVMAQIPGAKKLKVELPIVIGSIPYNGLDSRSSSLSSHFSMDMSWLALALPEVPEAPPNYADVVSEEEFELHSPSYTQSEELERQLGGPAFAYIQEFRFQPPPLYSEVDSHPVHS
- the LOC129862475 gene encoding arrestin domain-containing protein 4-like isoform X1, with protein sequence MADKVKVFCIMFNNEDKREYSAGEVLSGHVVVEVSTGVSVQIIAVKISTRGCAQVCWGEGTRQASSPRSAAIANTSSQCERVEYFCISQTLKETPDGEEFISLDEGHYEFPFHVELTQTPLVTSFKGKYGSVCYEVTAVLQRPLNQDLTVNREFSVISHVDVNSPWLLSSVSINNNKMIGCWIFTSGPISLNVNINRRGYCNGESIPIYAVIENCSSRLIVPKAAIYQIQTFMANGTTKSHTKLVASVRGNHIPSGCTDTWNGKTLKIPLVSASILNSSVIRVEYSLAVMAQIPGAKKLKVELPIVIGSIPYNGLDSRSSSLSSHFSMDMSWLALALPEVPEAPPNYADVVSEEEFELHSPSYTQSEELERQLGGPAFAYIQEFRFQPPPLYSEVSSHIWCLTLLTKHLTYSE